In Sporosarcina sp. PTS2304, a genomic segment contains:
- a CDS encoding TetR/AcrR family transcriptional regulator, giving the protein MNRREEIMLAAEKSFTMFGYKATTMDQVAKIANVGKGTIYTFFSTKEELFHSIVWEMVKEMKEVSEQGIVAGASFQENVHARIMQLLKFRETHQLFIKLIEEEKELRTPAVGEALEKIEKEILRYIASKIDKGIANGELKQCNSELIAYLLFKMYVALVVDWNKTHEKQLTEKQITDILNDTIFSSLYV; this is encoded by the coding sequence ATGAATCGCAGAGAAGAAATTATGTTAGCGGCTGAAAAGTCCTTTACGATGTTTGGATATAAAGCAACGACAATGGATCAAGTAGCGAAAATCGCAAATGTAGGAAAAGGAACGATCTACACGTTTTTTTCTACGAAGGAAGAGTTGTTTCATTCGATTGTTTGGGAAATGGTTAAGGAAATGAAAGAGGTTTCTGAACAGGGAATAGTAGCAGGAGCTTCTTTTCAAGAGAATGTCCATGCCCGAATTATGCAGTTATTGAAATTTAGAGAAACTCATCAATTATTTATTAAGTTGATCGAAGAAGAGAAAGAATTACGGACTCCAGCCGTCGGAGAAGCGCTCGAGAAAATTGAAAAAGAAATTCTACGCTATATAGCGAGTAAAATCGACAAAGGAATAGCAAATGGAGAGCTAAAACAATGCAATAGTGAGTTGATTGCTTATCTTTTATTTAAAATGTATGTAGCTTTAGTAGTTGATTGGAATAAAACACATGAAAAACAGCTTACGGAAAAGCAAATTACTGATATACTCAATGATACGATTTTCTCTAGTCTATACGTGTGA